From Frankiales bacterium, a single genomic window includes:
- a CDS encoding Rieske 2Fe-2S domain-containing protein: protein MATARVSAAALAGPGRLRVEVGGCAVLLALVDGVPHAVADGCPHRGTSLADGVVRDGVVTCPAHLWQFDLRSGARHDTRGEGLARYEVSVVGDELEVTVPDGPPARSLREVLLAHARGEE, encoded by the coding sequence GTGGCGACCGCACGGGTGAGCGCTGCCGCACTGGCCGGGCCGGGTCGGCTCCGGGTCGAGGTGGGCGGCTGCGCGGTGCTCCTGGCGCTGGTGGACGGCGTCCCCCACGCCGTGGCCGACGGCTGCCCGCACCGCGGCACGTCGCTGGCGGACGGGGTGGTGCGCGACGGCGTCGTGACCTGCCCCGCGCATCTCTGGCAGTTCGATCTCAGGTCGGGCGCCCGCCACGACACCCGGGGCGAGGGGCTGGCACGGTACGAGGTGAGCGTCGTCGGCGACGAGCTCGAGGTCACCGTGCCGGACGGTCCCCCGGCGCGCAGCCTGCGCGAGGTGCTCCTGGCGCACGCCCGGGGCGAGGAGTGA
- a CDS encoding HAD-IA family hydrolase: MTGVDVVLWDIGQVLYQSPFERFGELEAYAGLPAGSLPRGPFAPDGDPEYDAVDSGKRDEPDYWRDIEVLARRTVPDLSIYDALRELGWDGRGRPVVLDLLADIPRRYRQAVLTNDATKFLGEGWRRTWEYSGFFERVIDSLDTGVRKPEEQAYRTAVELLDVAPERVLFVDDLTVNVEGARAAGLQAYRFDTTDPAGSVAGLREVLALG, from the coding sequence GTGACCGGCGTGGACGTGGTGCTGTGGGACATCGGGCAGGTGCTCTACCAGTCGCCGTTCGAGCGGTTCGGCGAGCTCGAGGCCTACGCCGGGCTGCCGGCCGGGTCGCTGCCGCGCGGGCCGTTCGCACCCGACGGCGACCCCGAGTACGACGCCGTCGACAGCGGCAAGCGCGACGAGCCGGACTACTGGCGCGACATCGAGGTGCTGGCCCGGCGCACGGTGCCGGACCTGTCCATCTACGACGCGCTGCGCGAGCTGGGCTGGGACGGGCGCGGCCGGCCCGTGGTGCTCGACCTGCTGGCCGACATCCCGCGCCGCTACCGCCAGGCCGTGCTGACCAACGACGCCACCAAGTTCCTCGGGGAGGGCTGGCGCCGCACGTGGGAGTACTCCGGGTTCTTCGAGCGCGTCATCGACTCGCTCGACACCGGCGTCCGCAAGCCGGAGGAGCAGGCGTACCGCACCGCGGTCGAGCTGCTCGACGTCGCGCCGGAGCGCGTGCTGTTCGTGGACGACCTCACGGTGAACGTCGAGGGCGCCCGGGCCGCCGGCCTGCAGGCCTACCGGTTCGACACCACGGACCCGGCCGGCTCGGTGGCCGGCCTGCGCGAGGTGCTGGCGCTGGGCTGA
- a CDS encoding DNA gyrase subunit B has product MTAQPVAARAGKPSGGYSAKHLSVLEGLDAVRKRPGMYIGSTDGRGLMHCLWEIIDNSVDEALAGHATSIDVVLHADGSVEVRDDGRGIPVDVEPKTRLTGVEVVMTRLHAGGKFGGGTYTASGGLHGVGASVVNALSERLDIEVDRDGKVHTMSFRRGVPGVFDGEGPDAPFTKKSGLVVAGRAKKGVTGTRTRYWADRQIFVKDAEFDLEALRAQARQKAFLVPGLSIAIHDERGPEPTTESFCFKGGITEFVHFLCRDEAVSGVLRLKGSGHFTETVPVLDGKGHMSTQDVERELTVDVALRWGTGYDTDIRSFVNIIATPKGGTHVAGFERALVKSVNEALRAQKVLKTTEDNVVKDDIVEGLTAVVTVRLAEPQFEGQTKEVLGTPAASRIVAHVVGKELGHWFASPPRGDKAIAKSVLEKVAGAARTRIAARAHRDVQRRKNALESSALPAKLADCRSDDVARSELFIVEGDSALGTAKLARNAEHQALLPIRGKILNTQKASVADMLKNAECAAIIQVIGAGSGRTFDLAQARYGKVILMSDADVDGARIRCLLLTLVHRYLRPLLEDGRVYAAVPPLHRFEVTSPGGKKNEIVYTYSEEEYRAVLADLTAKGRTFRTPQRYKGLGEMDAAQLRETTMDPATRTLRRITMSEVDAATEVFDLLMGTDVAPRKEFLVDGAARLDRARIDV; this is encoded by the coding sequence ATGACCGCCCAGCCCGTCGCCGCCCGTGCCGGCAAGCCCTCGGGCGGCTACTCGGCCAAGCACCTGTCGGTGCTCGAGGGCCTCGACGCGGTCCGCAAGCGCCCCGGTATGTACATCGGCTCCACCGACGGCCGCGGCCTCATGCACTGCCTGTGGGAGATCATCGACAACTCCGTCGACGAGGCGCTCGCCGGCCATGCGACGAGCATCGACGTCGTGCTGCACGCGGACGGCTCGGTCGAGGTGCGCGACGACGGCCGCGGCATCCCGGTCGACGTCGAGCCCAAGACCCGGCTCACCGGCGTCGAGGTCGTCATGACCCGCCTGCACGCCGGCGGCAAGTTCGGCGGCGGCACCTACACCGCGTCCGGGGGCCTGCACGGCGTCGGCGCGTCCGTGGTCAACGCCCTCTCCGAGCGCCTCGACATCGAGGTCGACCGCGACGGCAAGGTGCACACCATGTCCTTCCGCCGGGGCGTCCCGGGCGTGTTCGACGGCGAGGGCCCGGACGCCCCGTTCACGAAGAAGTCGGGCCTCGTCGTGGCCGGGCGCGCCAAGAAGGGCGTCACCGGCACCCGCACGCGCTACTGGGCGGACCGCCAGATCTTCGTCAAGGACGCCGAGTTCGACCTCGAGGCCCTGCGCGCCCAGGCCCGCCAGAAGGCCTTCCTGGTGCCCGGCCTGAGCATCGCGATCCACGACGAGCGCGGGCCGGAGCCCACCACCGAGTCGTTCTGCTTCAAGGGCGGCATCACCGAGTTCGTCCACTTCCTCTGCCGCGACGAGGCGGTGAGCGGCGTCCTGCGGCTGAAGGGGTCCGGCCACTTCACCGAGACGGTGCCCGTGCTCGACGGCAAGGGGCACATGAGCACCCAGGACGTCGAGCGAGAGCTCACCGTCGACGTCGCCCTGCGGTGGGGCACCGGCTACGACACCGACATCCGGTCCTTCGTCAACATCATCGCCACCCCCAAGGGCGGCACCCACGTCGCCGGCTTCGAGCGGGCGCTCGTGAAGAGCGTGAACGAGGCGCTGCGGGCGCAGAAGGTGCTCAAGACCACCGAGGACAACGTCGTCAAGGACGACATCGTCGAGGGCCTGACCGCGGTGGTCACGGTGCGCCTGGCGGAGCCGCAGTTCGAGGGCCAGACCAAGGAGGTGCTCGGCACCCCTGCGGCCTCGCGCATCGTGGCGCACGTCGTGGGCAAGGAGCTCGGCCACTGGTTCGCCTCGCCGCCGCGCGGCGACAAGGCGATCGCCAAGAGCGTGCTGGAGAAGGTCGCCGGCGCGGCGCGCACGCGCATCGCGGCCCGGGCGCACCGCGACGTGCAGCGCCGCAAGAACGCGCTGGAGTCCTCCGCCCTGCCGGCCAAGCTCGCCGACTGCCGCAGCGACGACGTCGCCCGCAGCGAGCTGTTCATCGTCGAGGGCGACAGCGCGCTGGGCACCGCGAAGCTGGCGCGCAACGCCGAGCACCAGGCGCTGCTGCCCATCCGCGGCAAGATCCTCAACACGCAGAAGGCGTCCGTCGCGGACATGCTCAAGAACGCGGAGTGCGCCGCGATCATCCAGGTGATCGGCGCCGGCTCGGGCCGCACGTTCGACCTGGCCCAGGCGCGCTACGGCAAGGTCATCCTGATGTCGGACGCCGACGTCGACGGCGCCCGCATCCGCTGCCTGCTGCTCACCCTGGTGCACCGCTACCTGCGCCCGCTGCTCGAGGACGGCCGGGTCTACGCCGCGGTGCCGCCGCTGCACCGCTTCGAGGTGACCTCCCCGGGCGGGAAGAAGAACGAGATCGTCTACACCTACAGCGAGGAGGAGTACCGCGCCGTCCTGGCCGACCTCACCGCGAAGGGCCGCACCTTCCGCACGCCGCAGCGCTACAAGGGCCTCGGCGAGATGGACGCCGCGCAGCTGCGCGAGACCACGATGGACCCGGCCACCCGCACCCTGCGGCGGATCACCATGTCGGAGGTCGACGCCGCCACCGAGGTCTTCGACCTGCTCATGGGCACCGACGTCGCGCCGCGCAAGGAGTTCCTGGTCGACGGCGCGGCCCGACTCGACCGGGCGCGCATCGACGTCTGA
- a CDS encoding 4-oxalocrotonate decarboxylase, which translates to MELDEDTALLVQEAVVRARVEAGHAVVGAKLGLTSAAKQRQMKVDRPLYGWLTADMALDTGAALHCERFIQPRVEPEIAFLLGRDLEGPDVTAAQVLAATEACFGAIDVLDSRYAGYSFTFDDVTADNASSAGFVLGGTALDPYGIDLRLTGCVLERNGELVSTAAGAAVMGHPATAVAWLVRALARRDQGLEAGHVVMAGGMTEAIPVAPGDTVVARFDRLGSVELACR; encoded by the coding sequence ATGGAGCTCGACGAGGACACCGCCCTACTGGTGCAGGAGGCCGTGGTGCGCGCCCGCGTCGAGGCGGGTCACGCCGTCGTCGGCGCGAAGCTCGGGCTGACCAGTGCCGCCAAGCAGCGCCAGATGAAGGTCGACCGGCCGCTCTACGGCTGGCTCACCGCCGACATGGCGCTCGACACGGGTGCGGCGCTGCACTGCGAGCGGTTCATCCAGCCCCGGGTCGAGCCGGAGATCGCGTTCCTGCTCGGGCGCGACCTCGAGGGTCCGGACGTCACCGCCGCCCAGGTGCTCGCCGCGACCGAGGCCTGCTTCGGGGCCATCGACGTGCTGGACTCCCGCTACGCGGGCTACTCCTTCACCTTCGACGACGTCACCGCCGACAACGCGTCCTCGGCCGGCTTCGTGCTGGGCGGCACCGCGCTCGACCCCTACGGCATCGACCTGCGCCTCACCGGCTGCGTGCTCGAGCGCAACGGCGAGCTGGTGTCCACCGCCGCCGGCGCCGCGGTCATGGGCCACCCGGCCACGGCGGTGGCCTGGCTGGTGCGTGCGCTCGCGCGGCGCGACCAGGGGCTCGAGGCGGGTCACGTCGTCATGGCGGGCGGGATGACCGAGGCCATCCCCGTTGCGCCGGGCGACACCGTCGTGGCCCGTTTCGACCGGCTCGGCTCCGTCGAGCTCGCCTGCCGTTAA
- a CDS encoding acetaldehyde dehydrogenase (acetylating) — translation MYKIERSPSLDLVALIGIDPDSEGLARARARGYEAPHTGIDWVREHPDSVRMVFDATSAYVHVRHAKVLAELGIRAIDLTPAARGPKVIAAVNLEEHLDAPNINMVTCGGQATTPMVAAVSRVTRVPYAEMVSAVSSRSAGPGTRQNIDEFTRTTAKALEEIGGAEIGKAIIILNPAEPPILMRNTVFCGLPEGTDHAAVLSSIEAMVADVARYVPGYRLKQRPVIEEGPFNTPGGLVPHRVVILLEVEGAGDYLPTYAGNLDIMTAAAVRVGEAIASHQEVAA, via the coding sequence ATGTACAAGATCGAGCGCTCCCCCTCGCTCGACCTGGTCGCGCTGATCGGGATCGACCCCGACAGCGAGGGCCTGGCCCGCGCCCGCGCCCGGGGCTACGAGGCGCCGCACACCGGGATCGACTGGGTGCGCGAGCACCCCGACTCCGTGCGCATGGTGTTCGACGCCACGAGCGCCTACGTGCACGTGCGCCACGCCAAGGTGCTCGCCGAGCTGGGCATCCGTGCCATCGACCTGACTCCGGCGGCGCGCGGACCCAAGGTCATCGCCGCGGTCAACCTCGAGGAGCACCTCGACGCGCCGAACATCAACATGGTCACCTGCGGCGGCCAGGCAACCACCCCGATGGTCGCCGCCGTCAGCCGGGTCACCCGGGTGCCCTACGCGGAGATGGTGTCGGCGGTCTCGTCCCGCTCGGCCGGGCCGGGCACGCGGCAGAACATCGACGAGTTCACGCGCACGACGGCGAAGGCGCTCGAGGAGATCGGCGGTGCCGAGATCGGCAAGGCCATCATCATCCTCAACCCGGCCGAGCCACCGATCCTCATGCGCAACACCGTGTTCTGCGGGCTGCCTGAGGGGACCGACCACGCGGCCGTGCTGTCCTCGATCGAGGCGATGGTCGCCGACGTCGCCCGCTACGTCCCCGGCTACCGGCTCAAGCAGCGCCCGGTGATCGAGGAGGGCCCGTTCAACACCCCCGGCGGCCTCGTGCCGCACCGCGTCGTGATCCTCCTCGAGGTGGAGGGCGCGGGCGACTACCTGCCCACCTACGCCGGCAACCTCGACATCATGACCGCCGCCGCAGTGCGCGTCGGCGAGGCCATCGCGTCCCACCAGGAGGTCGCGGCATGA
- a CDS encoding formate--tetrahydrofolate ligase, with translation MLTDIEIAQGARLEPVSRIAERLGIPEDAVDPYGRFKAKLDLAYLDSLPDRDVSRLVLVTAISPTPAGEGKTTATVGLGDALRRTGRDAMICLREPSLGPVFGMKGGAAGGGYAQVVPMEDINLHFTGDFNAIGLANNLLAALVDNHVHHGNELEIDVRRITWKRVVDLNDRALRRIAVGLGGPANGYPREDGFDITVASEVMAIFCLASSLEDLKRRLGNIVVGYTRERKPVTARDLRADGAMAVLLKDAFRPNLVQTLEGTPALVHGGPFANIAHGCNSVVATRAALKLADYVVTEAGFGSDLGAEKFVDIMCRASGLRPTAAVLVATVRALKLHGGVALADLGREDVDAVRRGFANLERHLRTVTEVYGLRCVVAVNRFGTDTDAELDLVRRLVQEQGSTAVVASHFSDGGAGAVDLADAVVAACEDPTPMTLVYPDEATLWEKVETVARRVYGAAGVTASAAVRARVDELQDSGFGGLPVCVAKTQYSFSTDPTLRGAPSGHTVDVREVRLAAGAEFVVLVCGDMLTMPGLPSTPASTRIDLVDGRVVGLA, from the coding sequence GTGCTCACCGACATCGAGATCGCGCAGGGCGCCCGGCTGGAGCCCGTCTCGCGCATCGCCGAGCGCCTCGGCATCCCGGAGGACGCGGTCGACCCCTACGGCCGGTTCAAGGCCAAGCTCGACCTCGCCTACCTCGACTCCCTCCCGGACCGCGACGTCTCCCGACTCGTGCTCGTCACGGCCATCTCCCCCACGCCGGCGGGCGAGGGCAAGACGACGGCCACGGTCGGCCTCGGGGACGCCCTGCGCCGCACCGGTCGCGACGCGATGATCTGCCTGCGCGAGCCCTCGCTCGGCCCGGTGTTCGGCATGAAGGGCGGCGCGGCGGGGGGCGGCTACGCCCAGGTGGTGCCGATGGAGGACATCAACCTGCACTTCACCGGCGACTTCAACGCCATCGGCCTGGCGAACAACCTGCTGGCCGCACTGGTGGACAACCACGTCCACCACGGCAACGAGCTGGAGATCGACGTCCGCCGGATCACGTGGAAGCGCGTCGTCGACCTCAACGACCGCGCGCTGCGCCGGATCGCCGTCGGGCTCGGCGGCCCCGCCAACGGCTACCCGCGCGAGGACGGCTTCGACATCACGGTCGCGAGCGAGGTCATGGCCATCTTCTGCCTGGCCTCCTCGCTCGAGGACCTCAAGCGCCGCCTCGGGAACATCGTCGTCGGCTACACCCGCGAGCGGAAGCCGGTGACCGCGCGCGACCTGCGGGCCGACGGCGCGATGGCCGTGCTGCTCAAGGACGCGTTCCGGCCCAACCTGGTGCAGACGCTCGAGGGCACGCCCGCGCTGGTGCACGGTGGGCCGTTCGCGAACATCGCGCACGGGTGCAACTCCGTCGTCGCCACCCGCGCGGCGCTCAAGCTGGCCGACTACGTCGTCACCGAGGCGGGCTTCGGCTCCGACCTCGGCGCGGAGAAGTTCGTCGACATCATGTGCCGAGCGTCCGGCCTGCGGCCCACGGCGGCCGTCCTCGTGGCCACCGTGCGGGCGCTCAAGCTGCACGGCGGCGTGGCCCTCGCCGACCTCGGCCGTGAGGACGTGGACGCCGTCCGGCGCGGCTTCGCCAACCTCGAGCGCCACCTCCGCACGGTGACCGAGGTCTACGGCCTGCGCTGCGTCGTGGCCGTCAACCGGTTCGGCACCGACACCGACGCCGAGCTCGACCTGGTGCGCCGGCTGGTGCAGGAGCAGGGCAGCACGGCGGTCGTCGCGAGCCACTTCTCCGACGGCGGTGCCGGGGCCGTCGACCTCGCGGACGCCGTCGTCGCCGCCTGCGAGGACCCGACGCCCATGACGCTCGTCTACCCCGACGAGGCCACGCTGTGGGAGAAGGTCGAGACGGTGGCCCGGCGGGTCTACGGGGCGGCGGGCGTCACGGCCTCCGCGGCCGTGCGCGCGCGCGTGGACGAGCTCCAGGACTCCGGGTTCGGTGGCCTGCCCGTCTGCGTGGCGAAGACGCAGTACTCGTTCTCCACCGACCCCACCCTGCGGGGCGCGCCGTCCGGGCACACGGTGGACGTGCGCGAGGTGCGGCTGGCCGCCGGGGCCGAGTTCGTGGTGCTGGTGTGCGGCGACATGCTCACGATGCCGGGCCTGCCCTCGACCCCCGCCTCCACCCGGATCGACCTCGTCGACGGCCGGGTGGTGGGCCTGGCCTGA
- a CDS encoding 4-oxalocrotonate tautomerase, which yields MPLIQVTMVEGRTVEQKHALISGLTDAMAEATGTPRDRIRVAIYEITGEDWGVGGVPYSVARAPQPPAPEGTQP from the coding sequence ATGCCGCTCATCCAGGTGACCATGGTCGAGGGCCGCACCGTGGAGCAGAAGCACGCGCTCATCTCCGGCCTGACCGACGCCATGGCCGAGGCCACGGGCACCCCTCGCGACCGCATCCGCGTCGCCATCTACGAGATCACCGGCGAGGACTGGGGCGTCGGCGGCGTCCCCTACTCCGTCGCCCGGGCCCCCCAGCCACCCGCCCCGGAAGGAACCCAGCCATGA
- a CDS encoding aldehyde dehydrogenase family protein, with product MTSAPLVDQPRAVRHFIDGQWVDSLDGATFDSVSPIDNSVVATVAEGSTADADRAVAAARRAFDEGPWPRMSPAERRRIIHRAAALIEERLDELALWETLDMGKPISECRTKDVPRTAYNFRFFADFAEQQHTEAFPRPWDKVLTYTLREPVGVSACISPWNFPMMLESWKVAPALAFGNTVVLKPAEQSPVTASLLAQCFADAGMPEGVLNVVQGFGPDAAGERLTTSPGVDLVTFTGESATGRIIMANAAATLKRVSFELGGKSASIVMEDADMDLAVRGTIDGIFRNQGEVCLAGSRLLVQRSVYDEFLARYVEAAESLVVGDPREAATQIGPLVSTEHLDKVLGYLELGQAEGGKLMTGGHRVTDGALARGNFVEPTVFADVDNSWRIAQEEIFGPVQVVVPFDTVDEAIALANDNRYGLAGMVWTTNLDTAHRVAREVRTGTMWVNCFFVRDLRAPFGGMKDSGIGREGGAYSEEFFTESKAVVIQFPS from the coding sequence ATGACCTCCGCGCCCCTCGTCGACCAGCCCCGCGCGGTCCGCCACTTCATCGACGGGCAGTGGGTGGACTCCCTCGACGGCGCCACCTTCGACTCCGTGTCCCCCATCGACAACTCGGTCGTGGCCACCGTGGCGGAGGGGTCGACCGCCGACGCCGACCGCGCCGTCGCGGCCGCACGGCGCGCTTTCGACGAGGGCCCGTGGCCGCGGATGTCGCCCGCCGAGCGGCGGCGCATCATCCACCGCGCCGCGGCCCTCATCGAGGAGCGGCTCGACGAGCTCGCGCTCTGGGAGACGCTCGACATGGGCAAGCCCATCAGCGAGTGCCGCACCAAGGACGTGCCGCGCACGGCGTACAACTTCCGCTTCTTCGCCGACTTCGCCGAGCAGCAGCACACCGAGGCCTTCCCCCGGCCGTGGGACAAGGTGCTCACGTACACCCTGCGCGAGCCCGTCGGGGTCTCGGCCTGCATCTCGCCGTGGAACTTCCCCATGATGCTGGAGTCCTGGAAGGTCGCCCCGGCGCTGGCGTTCGGCAACACCGTGGTCCTCAAGCCCGCGGAGCAGTCGCCGGTCACCGCGTCCCTGCTGGCCCAGTGCTTCGCCGACGCCGGCATGCCCGAGGGCGTGCTCAACGTGGTGCAGGGCTTCGGCCCGGACGCGGCCGGCGAGCGGCTCACCACGAGCCCCGGCGTCGACCTGGTCACCTTCACCGGGGAGAGCGCCACGGGGCGGATCATCATGGCCAACGCGGCCGCGACCCTCAAGCGCGTCTCCTTCGAGCTCGGCGGCAAGAGCGCGAGCATCGTGATGGAGGACGCCGACATGGACCTCGCGGTCAGGGGGACGATCGACGGCATCTTCCGCAACCAGGGCGAGGTCTGCCTCGCCGGGTCGCGGCTGCTGGTGCAGCGCTCCGTCTACGACGAGTTCCTGGCCCGCTACGTCGAGGCCGCCGAGTCGCTCGTGGTGGGCGACCCGCGCGAGGCCGCCACGCAGATCGGGCCGCTGGTCTCCACCGAGCATCTCGACAAGGTGCTCGGCTACCTCGAGCTCGGGCAGGCCGAGGGCGGCAAGCTCATGACCGGCGGCCACCGGGTCACCGACGGCGCCCTGGCCCGCGGCAACTTCGTGGAGCCCACCGTGTTCGCCGACGTCGACAACTCCTGGCGCATCGCCCAGGAGGAGATCTTCGGCCCCGTGCAGGTCGTGGTGCCGTTCGACACGGTGGACGAGGCGATCGCGCTCGCCAACGACAACCGCTACGGGCTCGCCGGCATGGTGTGGACCACCAACCTCGACACCGCGCACCGCGTCGCGCGGGAGGTCCGCACGGGGACGATGTGGGTCAACTGCTTCTTCGTGCGCGACCTTCGGGCCCCCTTCGGGGGCATGAAGGACTCCGGCATCGGGCGCGAGGGCGGCGCCTACTCCGAGGAGTTCTTCACCGAGTCCAAGGCCGTCGTCATCCAGTTCCCGTCCTGA
- the dmpG gene encoding 4-hydroxy-2-oxovalerate aldolase, whose protein sequence is MSTAPDTGRTEVTRDFRLIDSTLRDGSHAISHQYDVDQVVAIVRGLDAAGVQVIEVAHGDGLGGSSFNYGFSKVDELALVEAAVGATTQAQIACLLVPGIGTVDDLKRVRDLGVGVARIAVHCTEADITEQHIKAAKDLGMEAVGFLMMAHMNDPKGLLQQARLLESYGADTVYFADSAGALTTNEVRARVAEIVGGIDVPLGVHAHQNLSLAVANSIAAYEEGARNLDGTSAGLGAGAGNCPTEILAAVCEKNGIESGVDVLKLMDVAEEVTRPLMSRQQVVDRAGLLLGYAGVYGSFLLHAQRAAERYGVSQADILLELGRRKVVGGQEDMIIDVALELAGAHADAEATAS, encoded by the coding sequence ATGAGCACCGCTCCCGACACCGGCCGCACCGAGGTGACGCGGGACTTCCGCCTCATCGACTCCACGCTGCGCGACGGCTCGCACGCCATCTCGCACCAGTACGACGTCGACCAGGTCGTCGCCATCGTCCGCGGGCTCGACGCCGCCGGCGTCCAGGTCATCGAGGTGGCCCACGGCGACGGGCTCGGCGGCTCGTCGTTCAACTACGGCTTCAGCAAGGTGGACGAGCTGGCCCTGGTCGAGGCGGCCGTCGGGGCCACCACGCAGGCCCAGATCGCCTGCCTGCTCGTGCCCGGCATCGGCACCGTCGACGACCTCAAGCGGGTGCGCGACCTCGGCGTGGGCGTGGCCCGCATCGCCGTGCACTGCACGGAGGCCGACATCACCGAGCAGCACATCAAGGCCGCCAAGGACCTCGGCATGGAGGCCGTCGGCTTCCTCATGATGGCCCACATGAACGACCCGAAGGGTCTGCTCCAGCAGGCCCGCCTCCTCGAGTCCTACGGCGCGGACACCGTCTACTTCGCGGACTCCGCGGGCGCGCTCACCACGAACGAGGTGCGGGCCCGCGTGGCCGAGATCGTGGGCGGCATCGACGTACCGCTCGGGGTGCACGCCCACCAGAACCTGTCGCTGGCCGTGGCCAACAGCATCGCCGCCTACGAGGAGGGGGCGCGCAACCTCGACGGCACCAGCGCCGGCCTCGGCGCGGGCGCCGGCAACTGCCCCACCGAGATCCTCGCGGCCGTGTGCGAGAAGAACGGCATCGAGTCCGGCGTCGACGTGCTGAAGCTGATGGACGTCGCCGAGGAGGTCACCCGGCCGCTCATGAGCCGCCAGCAGGTGGTCGACCGCGCCGGCCTGCTGCTCGGGTACGCCGGGGTCTACGGGTCGTTCCTGCTGCACGCGCAGCGTGCGGCCGAGCGCTACGGCGTCTCGCAGGCCGACATCCTGCTCGAGCTCGGTCGGCGCAAGGTGGTCGGCGGCCAAGAGGACATGATCATCGACGTCGCGCTCGAGCTCGCCGGGGCGCACGCCGACGCGGAGGCGACGGCGTCGTGA
- a CDS encoding polysaccharide deacetylase family protein, with amino-acid sequence MRRPASVGPLACRRRPRPPEVPVPQQPTVVVSFDLDAEEVWLGEDPANAGRPGVLSQGAYGPRVAVPLLLDLLERLGVRASFFVPGRVGERHPGAVRAVVAAGHEVGHHGHTHTSPTRLGPEAEEAELLRGLEVLHGLGAEARGYRSPSWELSAVTLDLLERHGFAYSSNLMDDVRPYRHEGRRIVEVPVHWTLDDAPHFWFSLASWDRTIRSAAEVRALWEEELDGYRRVGGTAVLTMHPQIIGRPGRLAMLDSLLTGLVAAGTRFATAGEAAAAVP; translated from the coding sequence CTGCGCCGCCCCGCGTCCGTCGGTCCGCTAGCGTGCCGACGTCGTCCCCGTCCGCCCGAGGTGCCCGTGCCGCAGCAGCCCACCGTCGTCGTCAGCTTCGACCTCGACGCCGAGGAGGTGTGGCTCGGCGAGGACCCGGCCAACGCGGGCCGGCCGGGCGTCCTGTCGCAGGGCGCCTACGGGCCGCGCGTGGCGGTCCCGCTGCTGCTCGACCTGCTCGAGCGGCTCGGCGTGCGCGCCTCGTTCTTCGTCCCGGGGCGTGTGGGCGAGCGCCATCCGGGGGCCGTGCGGGCCGTCGTCGCCGCCGGCCACGAGGTGGGGCACCACGGCCACACGCACACCTCGCCCACGCGGCTCGGCCCCGAGGCCGAGGAGGCCGAGCTGCTCCGCGGGCTCGAGGTGCTGCACGGCCTCGGCGCCGAGGCCCGCGGCTACCGGTCGCCGTCCTGGGAGCTCAGCGCGGTCACGCTCGACCTGCTCGAGCGCCACGGCTTCGCCTACTCCTCCAACCTGATGGACGACGTGCGGCCCTACCGCCACGAGGGACGGCGCATCGTCGAGGTCCCCGTGCACTGGACGCTCGACGACGCTCCGCACTTCTGGTTCAGCCTCGCCTCGTGGGACCGAACGATCCGCAGCGCAGCGGAGGTGCGGGCGCTGTGGGAGGAGGAGCTCGACGGCTACCGCCGCGTCGGGGGCACCGCCGTGCTCACGATGCACCCGCAGATCATCGGCCGGCCCGGACGGCTGGCCATGCTCGACTCGCTCCTCACCGGGCTCGTCGCCGCGGGCACGCGCTTCGCCACCGCCGGCGAGGCGGCAGCAGCGGTGCCCTGA